A single genomic interval of Hevea brasiliensis isolate MT/VB/25A 57/8 chromosome 4, ASM3005281v1, whole genome shotgun sequence harbors:
- the LOC110670139 gene encoding uncharacterized protein LOC110670139 isoform X5 yields MAMRSVSLSRGMFAVNHSLLQKSRKHPPIPTLIRRRRSRFLHSCFPVIISYKQYDFQDTNGDSILQRIPVILKSDSTEPMDEVECSILHFQRGSIDEFTFEGPKLERIEALWVGIESGQWRLDNVSLTVISACVPSLEQDDREQIQFTGFHYEFEVDDVLLGEKSERSVLELRPSTISELSGIDPFNLLSKSLSNSASGSGGRISNEETMREYADLKLSLLSYDAALIFGGSVIANFSAGENEAFAFFIGGTVGFLYLLLLQRSVDGIPASPPISRNTGRIDQLFRGFKGPVSGLTLALGFTFLAVKYSFGDSPMVLTPKELLFGMMGFLACKVAVVLAAFKPMSMGLKENE; encoded by the exons ATGGCAATGCGATCGGTTTCTTTGAGCCGGGGTATGTTTGCAGTAAATCATAGTCTCCTCCAGAAAAGTAGAAAGCACCCACCAATCCCAACTCTTATTAGGAGGAGAAGAAGTAGGTTTCTCCACTCTTGCTTCCCTGTTATCATTAGTTACAAACAGTATGATTTCCAAG ACACAAATGGTGACTCTATATTGCAGAGAATTCCCGTGATTTTGAAATCGGATTCTACAGAACCCATGGATGAGGTTGAGTGCAGCATACTTCATTTCCAAAGAGGTTCAATTGATGAATTCACTTTCGAGGGACCAAAATTGGAGAGAATTGAAGCTCTTTGGGTCGGCATTGAATCAG GTCAGTGGAGATTAGACAATGTTAGCCTGACAGTCATTAGTGCTTGTGTACCTTCACTGGAGCAAGATGATAGAGAACAGATTCAGTTTACTGGTTTCCATTATGAATTTGAAGTAGACGATGTCTTGCTTGGAGAGAAGAGTGAAAGATCCGTGCTGGAACTAAGACCTAGCACAATTTCAGAATTATCTGGGATTGACCCATTCAACTTGTTGAGTAAAAGCCTTTCAAATTCAGCATCAGGGTCAGGTGGCAGGATTTCTAATGAAGAAACTATGAGAGAGTATGCAGATTTGAAGTTATCTTTGCTGTCATATGATGCTGCTTTAATTTTTGGTGGTTCAGTAATAGCAAATTTCTCAGCTGGAGAAAATGAAGCTTTCGCATTCTTTATTGGTGGAACTGTGGGCTTCTTATATTTGTTGTTGTTGCAAAGATCCGTTGATGGAATACCTGCTTCGCCGCCAATTTCCCGGAATACAGGAAGGATTGATCAGTTATTTAGAGGGTTTAAGGGGCCAGTATCAGGCTTGACATTGGCGTTAGGATTCACCTTTCTGGCAGTGAAATATAGCTTTGGAGATTCTCCCATGGTGTTGACCCCAAAAGAACTTTTGTTTGGAATGATGGGATTTCTTGCATGTAAAGTTGCAGTGGTTTTAGCAGCATTTAAGCCAATGTCCATGGGTTTGAAGGAGAATGAATGA
- the LOC110670139 gene encoding uncharacterized protein LOC110670139 isoform X6, which translates to MAMRSVSLSRGMFAVNHSLLQKSRKHPPIPTLIRRRRNTNGDSILQRIPVILKSDSTEPMDEVECSILHFQRGSIDEFTFEGPKLERIEALWVGIESGQWRLDNVSLTVISACVPSLEQDDREQIQFTGFHYEFEVDDVLLGEKSERSVLELRPSTISELSGIDPFNLLSKSLSNSASGSGGRISNEETMREYADLKLSLLSYDAALIFGGSVIANFSAGENEAFAFFIGGTVGFLYLLLLQRSVDGIPASPPISRNTGRIDQLFRGFKGPVSGLTLALGFTFLAVKYSFGDSPMVLTPKELLFGMMGFLACKVAVVLAAFKPMSMGLKENE; encoded by the exons ATGGCAATGCGATCGGTTTCTTTGAGCCGGGGTATGTTTGCAGTAAATCATAGTCTCCTCCAGAAAAGTAGAAAGCACCCACCAATCCCAACTCTTATTAGGAGGAGAAGAA ACACAAATGGTGACTCTATATTGCAGAGAATTCCCGTGATTTTGAAATCGGATTCTACAGAACCCATGGATGAGGTTGAGTGCAGCATACTTCATTTCCAAAGAGGTTCAATTGATGAATTCACTTTCGAGGGACCAAAATTGGAGAGAATTGAAGCTCTTTGGGTCGGCATTGAATCAG GTCAGTGGAGATTAGACAATGTTAGCCTGACAGTCATTAGTGCTTGTGTACCTTCACTGGAGCAAGATGATAGAGAACAGATTCAGTTTACTGGTTTCCATTATGAATTTGAAGTAGACGATGTCTTGCTTGGAGAGAAGAGTGAAAGATCCGTGCTGGAACTAAGACCTAGCACAATTTCAGAATTATCTGGGATTGACCCATTCAACTTGTTGAGTAAAAGCCTTTCAAATTCAGCATCAGGGTCAGGTGGCAGGATTTCTAATGAAGAAACTATGAGAGAGTATGCAGATTTGAAGTTATCTTTGCTGTCATATGATGCTGCTTTAATTTTTGGTGGTTCAGTAATAGCAAATTTCTCAGCTGGAGAAAATGAAGCTTTCGCATTCTTTATTGGTGGAACTGTGGGCTTCTTATATTTGTTGTTGTTGCAAAGATCCGTTGATGGAATACCTGCTTCGCCGCCAATTTCCCGGAATACAGGAAGGATTGATCAGTTATTTAGAGGGTTTAAGGGGCCAGTATCAGGCTTGACATTGGCGTTAGGATTCACCTTTCTGGCAGTGAAATATAGCTTTGGAGATTCTCCCATGGTGTTGACCCCAAAAGAACTTTTGTTTGGAATGATGGGATTTCTTGCATGTAAAGTTGCAGTGGTTTTAGCAGCATTTAAGCCAATGTCCATGGGTTTGAAGGAGAATGAATGA
- the LOC110670139 gene encoding uncharacterized protein LOC110670139 isoform X2 has product MAMRSVSLSRGMFAVNHSLLQKSRKHPPIPTLIRRRRSRFLHSCFPVIISYKQYDFQDFHGYAKPSRLLEATEPKFCTETLQGKDFTSFGVVRSQSLFKMKIQTSNAYGSSMSDLNAGILLCLVDTNGDSILQRIPVILKSDSTEPMDEVECSILHFQRGSIDEFTFEGPKLERIEALWVGIESGQWRLDNVSLTVISACVPSLEQDDREQIQFTGFHYEFEVDDVLLGEKSERSVLELRPSTISELSGIDPFNLLSKSLSNSASGSGGRISNEETMREYADLKLSLLSYDAALIFGGSVIANFSAGENEAFAFFIGGTVGFLYLLLLQRSVDGIPASPPISRNTGRIDQLFRGFKGPVSGLTLALGFTFLAVKYSFGDSPMVLTPKELLFGMMGFLACKVAVVLAAFKPMSMGLKENE; this is encoded by the exons ATGGCAATGCGATCGGTTTCTTTGAGCCGGGGTATGTTTGCAGTAAATCATAGTCTCCTCCAGAAAAGTAGAAAGCACCCACCAATCCCAACTCTTATTAGGAGGAGAAGAAGTAGGTTTCTCCACTCTTGCTTCCCTGTTATCATTAGTTACAAACAGTATGATTTCCAAG ATTTTCATGGCTATGCAAAACCTTCACGCCTTTTAGAAGCCACAGAACCAAAATTTTGCACAGAAACCTTACAAGGGAAGGATTTTACATCTTTTGGTGTTGTTAGATCTCAGTCTTTATTTAAGATGAAGATACAGACAAGTAATGCATATGGCTCAAGTATGAGTGATCTGAATGCTGGAATACTCTTATGCTTGGTAGACACAAATGGTGACTCTATATTGCAGAGAATTCCCGTGATTTTGAAATCGGATTCTACAGAACCCATGGATGAGGTTGAGTGCAGCATACTTCATTTCCAAAGAGGTTCAATTGATGAATTCACTTTCGAGGGACCAAAATTGGAGAGAATTGAAGCTCTTTGGGTCGGCATTGAATCAG GTCAGTGGAGATTAGACAATGTTAGCCTGACAGTCATTAGTGCTTGTGTACCTTCACTGGAGCAAGATGATAGAGAACAGATTCAGTTTACTGGTTTCCATTATGAATTTGAAGTAGACGATGTCTTGCTTGGAGAGAAGAGTGAAAGATCCGTGCTGGAACTAAGACCTAGCACAATTTCAGAATTATCTGGGATTGACCCATTCAACTTGTTGAGTAAAAGCCTTTCAAATTCAGCATCAGGGTCAGGTGGCAGGATTTCTAATGAAGAAACTATGAGAGAGTATGCAGATTTGAAGTTATCTTTGCTGTCATATGATGCTGCTTTAATTTTTGGTGGTTCAGTAATAGCAAATTTCTCAGCTGGAGAAAATGAAGCTTTCGCATTCTTTATTGGTGGAACTGTGGGCTTCTTATATTTGTTGTTGTTGCAAAGATCCGTTGATGGAATACCTGCTTCGCCGCCAATTTCCCGGAATACAGGAAGGATTGATCAGTTATTTAGAGGGTTTAAGGGGCCAGTATCAGGCTTGACATTGGCGTTAGGATTCACCTTTCTGGCAGTGAAATATAGCTTTGGAGATTCTCCCATGGTGTTGACCCCAAAAGAACTTTTGTTTGGAATGATGGGATTTCTTGCATGTAAAGTTGCAGTGGTTTTAGCAGCATTTAAGCCAATGTCCATGGGTTTGAAGGAGAATGAATGA
- the LOC110670139 gene encoding uncharacterized protein LOC110670139 isoform X1, with product MAMRSVSLSRGMFAVNHSLLQKSRKHPPIPTLIRRRRSRFLHSCFPVIISYKQYDFQGNSISDFHGYAKPSRLLEATEPKFCTETLQGKDFTSFGVVRSQSLFKMKIQTSNAYGSSMSDLNAGILLCLVDTNGDSILQRIPVILKSDSTEPMDEVECSILHFQRGSIDEFTFEGPKLERIEALWVGIESGQWRLDNVSLTVISACVPSLEQDDREQIQFTGFHYEFEVDDVLLGEKSERSVLELRPSTISELSGIDPFNLLSKSLSNSASGSGGRISNEETMREYADLKLSLLSYDAALIFGGSVIANFSAGENEAFAFFIGGTVGFLYLLLLQRSVDGIPASPPISRNTGRIDQLFRGFKGPVSGLTLALGFTFLAVKYSFGDSPMVLTPKELLFGMMGFLACKVAVVLAAFKPMSMGLKENE from the exons ATGGCAATGCGATCGGTTTCTTTGAGCCGGGGTATGTTTGCAGTAAATCATAGTCTCCTCCAGAAAAGTAGAAAGCACCCACCAATCCCAACTCTTATTAGGAGGAGAAGAAGTAGGTTTCTCCACTCTTGCTTCCCTGTTATCATTAGTTACAAACAGTATGATTTCCAAG GAAATTCTATTTCAGATTTTCATGGCTATGCAAAACCTTCACGCCTTTTAGAAGCCACAGAACCAAAATTTTGCACAGAAACCTTACAAGGGAAGGATTTTACATCTTTTGGTGTTGTTAGATCTCAGTCTTTATTTAAGATGAAGATACAGACAAGTAATGCATATGGCTCAAGTATGAGTGATCTGAATGCTGGAATACTCTTATGCTTGGTAGACACAAATGGTGACTCTATATTGCAGAGAATTCCCGTGATTTTGAAATCGGATTCTACAGAACCCATGGATGAGGTTGAGTGCAGCATACTTCATTTCCAAAGAGGTTCAATTGATGAATTCACTTTCGAGGGACCAAAATTGGAGAGAATTGAAGCTCTTTGGGTCGGCATTGAATCAG GTCAGTGGAGATTAGACAATGTTAGCCTGACAGTCATTAGTGCTTGTGTACCTTCACTGGAGCAAGATGATAGAGAACAGATTCAGTTTACTGGTTTCCATTATGAATTTGAAGTAGACGATGTCTTGCTTGGAGAGAAGAGTGAAAGATCCGTGCTGGAACTAAGACCTAGCACAATTTCAGAATTATCTGGGATTGACCCATTCAACTTGTTGAGTAAAAGCCTTTCAAATTCAGCATCAGGGTCAGGTGGCAGGATTTCTAATGAAGAAACTATGAGAGAGTATGCAGATTTGAAGTTATCTTTGCTGTCATATGATGCTGCTTTAATTTTTGGTGGTTCAGTAATAGCAAATTTCTCAGCTGGAGAAAATGAAGCTTTCGCATTCTTTATTGGTGGAACTGTGGGCTTCTTATATTTGTTGTTGTTGCAAAGATCCGTTGATGGAATACCTGCTTCGCCGCCAATTTCCCGGAATACAGGAAGGATTGATCAGTTATTTAGAGGGTTTAAGGGGCCAGTATCAGGCTTGACATTGGCGTTAGGATTCACCTTTCTGGCAGTGAAATATAGCTTTGGAGATTCTCCCATGGTGTTGACCCCAAAAGAACTTTTGTTTGGAATGATGGGATTTCTTGCATGTAAAGTTGCAGTGGTTTTAGCAGCATTTAAGCCAATGTCCATGGGTTTGAAGGAGAATGAATGA
- the LOC110670139 gene encoding uncharacterized protein LOC110670139 isoform X4: MAMRSVSLSRGMFAVNHSLLQKSRKHPPIPTLIRRRRNFHGYAKPSRLLEATEPKFCTETLQGKDFTSFGVVRSQSLFKMKIQTSNAYGSSMSDLNAGILLCLVDTNGDSILQRIPVILKSDSTEPMDEVECSILHFQRGSIDEFTFEGPKLERIEALWVGIESGQWRLDNVSLTVISACVPSLEQDDREQIQFTGFHYEFEVDDVLLGEKSERSVLELRPSTISELSGIDPFNLLSKSLSNSASGSGGRISNEETMREYADLKLSLLSYDAALIFGGSVIANFSAGENEAFAFFIGGTVGFLYLLLLQRSVDGIPASPPISRNTGRIDQLFRGFKGPVSGLTLALGFTFLAVKYSFGDSPMVLTPKELLFGMMGFLACKVAVVLAAFKPMSMGLKENE, from the exons ATGGCAATGCGATCGGTTTCTTTGAGCCGGGGTATGTTTGCAGTAAATCATAGTCTCCTCCAGAAAAGTAGAAAGCACCCACCAATCCCAACTCTTATTAGGAGGAGAAGAA ATTTTCATGGCTATGCAAAACCTTCACGCCTTTTAGAAGCCACAGAACCAAAATTTTGCACAGAAACCTTACAAGGGAAGGATTTTACATCTTTTGGTGTTGTTAGATCTCAGTCTTTATTTAAGATGAAGATACAGACAAGTAATGCATATGGCTCAAGTATGAGTGATCTGAATGCTGGAATACTCTTATGCTTGGTAGACACAAATGGTGACTCTATATTGCAGAGAATTCCCGTGATTTTGAAATCGGATTCTACAGAACCCATGGATGAGGTTGAGTGCAGCATACTTCATTTCCAAAGAGGTTCAATTGATGAATTCACTTTCGAGGGACCAAAATTGGAGAGAATTGAAGCTCTTTGGGTCGGCATTGAATCAG GTCAGTGGAGATTAGACAATGTTAGCCTGACAGTCATTAGTGCTTGTGTACCTTCACTGGAGCAAGATGATAGAGAACAGATTCAGTTTACTGGTTTCCATTATGAATTTGAAGTAGACGATGTCTTGCTTGGAGAGAAGAGTGAAAGATCCGTGCTGGAACTAAGACCTAGCACAATTTCAGAATTATCTGGGATTGACCCATTCAACTTGTTGAGTAAAAGCCTTTCAAATTCAGCATCAGGGTCAGGTGGCAGGATTTCTAATGAAGAAACTATGAGAGAGTATGCAGATTTGAAGTTATCTTTGCTGTCATATGATGCTGCTTTAATTTTTGGTGGTTCAGTAATAGCAAATTTCTCAGCTGGAGAAAATGAAGCTTTCGCATTCTTTATTGGTGGAACTGTGGGCTTCTTATATTTGTTGTTGTTGCAAAGATCCGTTGATGGAATACCTGCTTCGCCGCCAATTTCCCGGAATACAGGAAGGATTGATCAGTTATTTAGAGGGTTTAAGGGGCCAGTATCAGGCTTGACATTGGCGTTAGGATTCACCTTTCTGGCAGTGAAATATAGCTTTGGAGATTCTCCCATGGTGTTGACCCCAAAAGAACTTTTGTTTGGAATGATGGGATTTCTTGCATGTAAAGTTGCAGTGGTTTTAGCAGCATTTAAGCCAATGTCCATGGGTTTGAAGGAGAATGAATGA
- the LOC110670139 gene encoding uncharacterized protein LOC110670139 isoform X3 → MAMRSVSLSRGMFAVNHSLLQKSRKHPPIPTLIRRRRRNSISDFHGYAKPSRLLEATEPKFCTETLQGKDFTSFGVVRSQSLFKMKIQTSNAYGSSMSDLNAGILLCLVDTNGDSILQRIPVILKSDSTEPMDEVECSILHFQRGSIDEFTFEGPKLERIEALWVGIESGQWRLDNVSLTVISACVPSLEQDDREQIQFTGFHYEFEVDDVLLGEKSERSVLELRPSTISELSGIDPFNLLSKSLSNSASGSGGRISNEETMREYADLKLSLLSYDAALIFGGSVIANFSAGENEAFAFFIGGTVGFLYLLLLQRSVDGIPASPPISRNTGRIDQLFRGFKGPVSGLTLALGFTFLAVKYSFGDSPMVLTPKELLFGMMGFLACKVAVVLAAFKPMSMGLKENE, encoded by the exons ATGGCAATGCGATCGGTTTCTTTGAGCCGGGGTATGTTTGCAGTAAATCATAGTCTCCTCCAGAAAAGTAGAAAGCACCCACCAATCCCAACTCTTATTAGGAGGAGAAGAA GAAATTCTATTTCAGATTTTCATGGCTATGCAAAACCTTCACGCCTTTTAGAAGCCACAGAACCAAAATTTTGCACAGAAACCTTACAAGGGAAGGATTTTACATCTTTTGGTGTTGTTAGATCTCAGTCTTTATTTAAGATGAAGATACAGACAAGTAATGCATATGGCTCAAGTATGAGTGATCTGAATGCTGGAATACTCTTATGCTTGGTAGACACAAATGGTGACTCTATATTGCAGAGAATTCCCGTGATTTTGAAATCGGATTCTACAGAACCCATGGATGAGGTTGAGTGCAGCATACTTCATTTCCAAAGAGGTTCAATTGATGAATTCACTTTCGAGGGACCAAAATTGGAGAGAATTGAAGCTCTTTGGGTCGGCATTGAATCAG GTCAGTGGAGATTAGACAATGTTAGCCTGACAGTCATTAGTGCTTGTGTACCTTCACTGGAGCAAGATGATAGAGAACAGATTCAGTTTACTGGTTTCCATTATGAATTTGAAGTAGACGATGTCTTGCTTGGAGAGAAGAGTGAAAGATCCGTGCTGGAACTAAGACCTAGCACAATTTCAGAATTATCTGGGATTGACCCATTCAACTTGTTGAGTAAAAGCCTTTCAAATTCAGCATCAGGGTCAGGTGGCAGGATTTCTAATGAAGAAACTATGAGAGAGTATGCAGATTTGAAGTTATCTTTGCTGTCATATGATGCTGCTTTAATTTTTGGTGGTTCAGTAATAGCAAATTTCTCAGCTGGAGAAAATGAAGCTTTCGCATTCTTTATTGGTGGAACTGTGGGCTTCTTATATTTGTTGTTGTTGCAAAGATCCGTTGATGGAATACCTGCTTCGCCGCCAATTTCCCGGAATACAGGAAGGATTGATCAGTTATTTAGAGGGTTTAAGGGGCCAGTATCAGGCTTGACATTGGCGTTAGGATTCACCTTTCTGGCAGTGAAATATAGCTTTGGAGATTCTCCCATGGTGTTGACCCCAAAAGAACTTTTGTTTGGAATGATGGGATTTCTTGCATGTAAAGTTGCAGTGGTTTTAGCAGCATTTAAGCCAATGTCCATGGGTTTGAAGGAGAATGAATGA